One stretch of Vibrio kanaloae DNA includes these proteins:
- the norW gene encoding NADH:flavorubredoxin reductase NorW gives MSNIVIVGGGFAALQTIKMLRKADQNITITITMVTADSGVEYSKPNLSHVFSNEQTPQQLVMNNAQQLAKQYNVVIKTNVWVNEINTEQQFIVAGDDVIPYSKLVLATGATPFIPPAEGLLPQATITLNSLEEFERSKAQIDDAQRITVIGGGLIGVELAFDLQTAGKDVTIIEPASYLLNSLVPPFVSLELGRELTKAGVTVETDSAVCRATYLPDGVRLQTTSSRLIKTDVVIAAAGLMPNTTLAKQAGIEVNRGIIVNEAMRTSIQNVYAIGDCTEIQGQVMAYLQPAVLSASILAKQLTTGEGKLRLPHIITKVKTPRYPIQLAGRNIQTVQSWEARFDPKGIIAKGFNESNQLVGFIVTGEHTQSAFSLLKELQISSPPHA, from the coding sequence ATGTCGAACATTGTGATTGTGGGTGGTGGTTTCGCCGCCCTACAAACCATAAAGATGCTTCGTAAAGCTGACCAAAACATTACTATTACTATTACTATGGTCACGGCGGACTCTGGTGTTGAATACAGCAAGCCGAACCTTTCGCACGTATTCAGTAATGAGCAAACACCTCAACAGCTCGTGATGAATAATGCTCAGCAATTAGCAAAGCAATATAACGTTGTCATTAAAACCAACGTTTGGGTAAACGAGATTAACACCGAGCAGCAGTTTATTGTCGCTGGCGATGATGTCATCCCCTACTCAAAACTTGTACTAGCGACTGGCGCTACACCCTTTATACCGCCAGCAGAAGGGTTGCTTCCTCAGGCGACCATTACACTAAATAGCTTAGAGGAATTCGAAAGGAGCAAAGCTCAAATTGATGATGCTCAACGAATCACCGTGATTGGCGGAGGATTAATCGGCGTTGAGCTCGCCTTCGACCTTCAAACCGCAGGCAAAGATGTCACCATCATTGAGCCTGCGAGTTACTTGCTAAATAGCCTAGTGCCACCTTTCGTTTCGCTTGAATTGGGAAGGGAACTAACAAAAGCAGGTGTTACCGTCGAAACCGATTCTGCAGTGTGTCGCGCAACTTATCTCCCGGATGGGGTGAGGCTGCAAACAACGTCTTCTCGATTAATCAAGACCGACGTAGTCATCGCTGCTGCTGGGTTAATGCCAAACACCACACTAGCGAAACAAGCGGGCATTGAGGTGAACAGAGGTATCATCGTTAACGAAGCAATGAGAACCAGCATACAAAATGTCTATGCGATTGGTGATTGTACTGAGATTCAAGGCCAAGTAATGGCTTACCTACAACCCGCCGTATTGTCGGCCAGCATATTAGCTAAACAACTCACCACAGGAGAAGGCAAGCTAAGGCTGCCGCATATTATTACTAAGGTAAAAACACCCCGTTATCCTATTCAACTGGCAGGTAGAAATATTCAAACCGTTCAGAGTTGGGAAGCGAGGTTTGACCCGAAAGGGATTATTGCCAAAGGCTTTAATGAATCTAACCAGCTTGTAGGATTTATTGTCACTGGTGAGCACACCCAATCTGCGTTTTCTCTGCTAAAGGAATTACAAATAAGTTCACCGCCACATGCATAA
- the gltS gene encoding sodium/glutamate symporter → MNQLISIGPLESFLIAISVLFLGNFVNAKLPVLKKYNIPEPIVGGLIVAFAITALHFNGVDLEFSLPLQNTFMLMFFATVGLAANYTQLIKGGAKVFLFLGVASVYIIIQNGVGVTLATALGLEPLMGLIAGSITLSGGHGTGAAWAQTFSETYGIANTLEIAMASATFGLIIGGIIGSPVAQKLIDKNNLESEYGTGTQTHERFPELVTYNEYEEDKVTAKKVIEVLFILLICITGARYLEQWVATFEVSWLMIPDFVYALFIGVFITNVFEVTKLHKTDSETVDILGTVSLSLFLAMALMSLKLWNIFDLAIPFLVILSVQAVVLGLFSYFVTFKVMGANYEAAVMSGGHCGFGLGATPTAVMNMGSLVSRFGPSPQAFMVVPIVGAFFIDIVNLIILQGYISFIG, encoded by the coding sequence ATGAATCAATTAATTTCAATAGGGCCACTAGAATCTTTCCTAATCGCGATTAGTGTTTTGTTTCTAGGCAATTTTGTAAATGCAAAGCTACCGGTTCTCAAAAAATACAATATCCCAGAGCCCATTGTGGGCGGCTTGATCGTCGCTTTTGCTATTACAGCCCTACACTTTAATGGCGTTGATCTAGAGTTCTCTTTGCCATTACAGAATACATTCATGCTAATGTTTTTTGCTACCGTCGGCCTTGCCGCTAACTACACACAGTTGATAAAAGGTGGGGCAAAGGTATTTCTGTTCCTAGGGGTCGCCTCTGTTTATATCATCATCCAGAATGGTGTGGGTGTAACTCTCGCCACGGCACTTGGTCTCGAACCTTTGATGGGGTTGATTGCAGGGTCAATTACGCTATCTGGTGGTCACGGAACTGGCGCCGCTTGGGCACAAACTTTTTCAGAGACCTATGGCATTGCCAACACCCTAGAAATTGCGATGGCGTCAGCGACTTTCGGTCTTATCATCGGCGGTATTATTGGTAGTCCGGTAGCCCAAAAGTTGATTGATAAAAACAACCTAGAGTCTGAATACGGTACTGGTACACAAACTCACGAACGTTTCCCTGAGTTGGTGACTTACAACGAATATGAAGAAGACAAAGTAACGGCGAAGAAGGTAATTGAGGTTCTTTTCATTCTTCTTATCTGCATCACTGGTGCGAGATACCTAGAACAATGGGTCGCTACTTTTGAAGTTTCGTGGTTGATGATTCCTGACTTTGTGTATGCGCTATTCATTGGTGTGTTCATTACTAATGTTTTTGAAGTGACTAAGCTGCACAAAACCGACAGTGAAACGGTCGATATTCTTGGTACCGTGTCATTATCGCTGTTCTTAGCCATGGCACTAATGAGCCTTAAGCTTTGGAACATTTTTGATCTTGCGATTCCATTCTTGGTTATCCTTAGTGTTCAAGCGGTGGTGTTGGGACTTTTCTCTTACTTTGTGACCTTTAAGGTGATGGGGGCGAACTATGAAGCGGCAGTTATGTCGGGTGGCCACTGTGGTTTCGGCTTAGGAGCAACGCCAACAGCAGTAATGAACATGGGGTCTTTGGTGAGTCGATTCGGTCCATCGCCACAGGCGTTCATGGTAGTGCCAATTGTCGGTGCCTTCTTTATCGATATTGTTAACCTGATCATCCTACAAGGGTACATCTCGTTTATAGGTTAA
- a CDS encoding YibL family ribosome-associated protein: MSAKNELQQINNRLDKCRHKLAAAKTRNDRPVVRQFEDEIKKLTKKIAQLKHKESFDVNQERKSLIDMPFSREITKAEQADMGKLKKSVKGLVIVHPMTKIGKELRIEVMTGYAPKKF, translated from the coding sequence ATGAGTGCTAAAAACGAACTTCAACAAATTAACAACCGTCTAGACAAGTGTCGCCACAAGTTAGCGGCTGCTAAAACTCGTAATGATCGTCCTGTTGTTCGTCAATTTGAAGACGAGATTAAGAAACTTACGAAGAAAATTGCCCAGCTTAAACACAAAGAAAGCTTCGATGTGAATCAAGAGCGTAAATCGCTGATTGATATGCCATTTAGCCGTGAAATCACCAAAGCTGAGCAAGCGGATATGGGGAAACTGAAAAAGTCTGTAAAAGGATTAGTGATTGTTCACCCAATGACGAAGATTGGTAAAGAGCTTCGTATTGAGGTTATGACAGGTTATGCCCCGAAAAAATTCTAA
- a CDS encoding tautomerase family protein translates to MIVIYGIKECLNPIKLQLSNVLQQCLNSEMGLPDDKRAHRFVPLERDDFFYPEGRSEAYTVIEINMMEGRAVNTKKRLIKKIFSEIEKQLGISPLDIEITIKEQPSHCWGFRGMTGDEAQDLQYKVKV, encoded by the coding sequence ATGATCGTTATTTATGGTATCAAAGAGTGTTTAAATCCTATTAAGTTACAGCTCTCTAATGTTTTACAGCAATGTTTGAACAGTGAGATGGGTTTACCTGATGACAAGCGGGCGCATCGATTTGTTCCATTAGAAAGAGATGACTTTTTTTATCCTGAAGGGCGGTCTGAAGCTTACACCGTTATTGAAATCAACATGATGGAAGGTCGAGCTGTTAACACCAAAAAACGGCTGATTAAGAAGATTTTCTCAGAAATAGAAAAACAGTTAGGTATCTCTCCTTTAGATATCGAAATTACGATAAAAGAACAGCCGTCACACTGTTGGGGTTTTAGAGGCATGACGGGAGATGAAGCTCAAGACCTCCAGTACAAAGTGAAGGTTTAG